A single genomic interval of Bos javanicus breed banteng chromosome 8, ARS-OSU_banteng_1.0, whole genome shotgun sequence harbors:
- the LOC133252572 gene encoding cytochrome b-c1 complex subunit 7-like — protein MQDDTIYENDDAKEAVRRLPENLYDDREFRIKRALDMHVRQQILPKPQWTEYEDKAYLEPSLKEVLWERKGREE, from the coding sequence ATGCAAGATGATACAATATATGAGAATGACGATGCAAAAGAGGCCGTAAGAAGGCTTCCTGAGAACCTTTATGACGACAGAGAGTTTCGCATTAAGAGAGCACTGGACATGCACGTGAGGCAGCAGATTCTGCCTAAACCACAGTGGACAGAATATGAGGATAAAGCCTACCTCGAACCATCTCTGAAAGAGGTGCTTtgggaaagaaaagggagagaagaatGA